One window of Henckelia pumila isolate YLH828 unplaced genomic scaffold, ASM3356847v2 CTG_525:::fragment_3, whole genome shotgun sequence genomic DNA carries:
- the LOC140873270 gene encoding protein TIC 22-like, chloroplastic isoform X3: MNSFQHKQFPPPQFLHQTFTSLQTHFSDFFDNLRTNLHSKSPLFAKVSAENQNTSIKNKSMSAEAIDERLAGVPVYALSNGSQEFVLVSGSSGKNLGLFCFSEGDAQALLQQMKKMDSSMSSNSQVVAVALSKIFQLKVEGVALRLIPEASQIKNALTERKSAGLQDESFPGIPVFQSKSLILRSQNKRYRPVFFRKEDLEKSLLRASSDQKQLNPAFRKGDIQVAVLEEIVQGMKDSASALWDDVVFIPPGFDVSTDPSQQHQAS; encoded by the exons ATGAATTCTTTCCAACACAAGCAATTTCCGCCGCCCCAATTCCTCCACCAGACCTTCACTTCGCTACAGACCCACTTCTCCGATTTCTTTGATAATCTGCGAACCAACCTCCATTCTAAATCCCCTTTGTTTGCCAAAGTTTCGGCAGAAAACCAAAACACCAGCATTAAGAATAAGTCTATGTCTGCTGAGGCGATTGATGAGAGGCTGGCTGGAGTGCCTGTGTATGCGCTGAGCAATGGTTCCCAAGAATTTGTTTTGGTTTCGGGAAGTTCCGGGAAGAATCTTGGGTTGTTCTGTTTCAGTGAAGGTGATGCTCAAGCCCTTCTTCAGCAGATGAAGAAAATGGATTCTTCCATGAGTTCTAATTCGCAGGTTGTGGCTGTTGCTCTTAGCAAG ATTTTTCAGCTTAAAGTCGAAGGTGTGGCATTGAGATTGATACCCGAAGCTTCTCAGATAAAGAATGCATTGACG GAGAGAAAAAGCGCTGGTCTTCAGGATGAGAGCTTTCCCGGGATTCCAGTTTTCCAG TCAAAAAGCTTGATTTTGAGGAGCCAAAATAAGAGATATCGCCCGGTTTTTTTCAGAAAG GAGGATCTCGAGAAGTCCCTTTTAAGAGCTTCAAGTGATCAAAAACAATTGAACCCTGCCTTTAGGAAAGGCGATATTCAG GTTGCTGTTCTTGAAGAGATAGTACAAGGGATGAAG GATAGCGCATCGGCATTATGGGATGATGTCGTTTTTATTCCTCCCGGTTTCGACGTTTCGACTGATCCATCACAACAACATCAAGCAAGCTGA
- the LOC140873270 gene encoding protein TIC 22-like, chloroplastic isoform X4 — protein sequence MNSFQHKQFPPPQFLHQTFTSLQTHFSDFFDNLRTNLHSKSPLFAKVSAENQNTSIKNKSMSAEAIDERLAGVPVYALSNGSQEFVLVSGSSGKNLGLFCFSEGDAQALLQQMKKMDSSMSSNSQVVAVALSKIFQLKVEGVALRLIPEASQIKNALTERKSAGLQDESFPGIPVFQEDLEKSLLRASSDQKQLNPAFRKGDIQVAVLEEIVQGMKDSASALWDDVVFIPPGFDVSTDPSQQHQAS from the exons ATGAATTCTTTCCAACACAAGCAATTTCCGCCGCCCCAATTCCTCCACCAGACCTTCACTTCGCTACAGACCCACTTCTCCGATTTCTTTGATAATCTGCGAACCAACCTCCATTCTAAATCCCCTTTGTTTGCCAAAGTTTCGGCAGAAAACCAAAACACCAGCATTAAGAATAAGTCTATGTCTGCTGAGGCGATTGATGAGAGGCTGGCTGGAGTGCCTGTGTATGCGCTGAGCAATGGTTCCCAAGAATTTGTTTTGGTTTCGGGAAGTTCCGGGAAGAATCTTGGGTTGTTCTGTTTCAGTGAAGGTGATGCTCAAGCCCTTCTTCAGCAGATGAAGAAAATGGATTCTTCCATGAGTTCTAATTCGCAGGTTGTGGCTGTTGCTCTTAGCAAG ATTTTTCAGCTTAAAGTCGAAGGTGTGGCATTGAGATTGATACCCGAAGCTTCTCAGATAAAGAATGCATTGACG GAGAGAAAAAGCGCTGGTCTTCAGGATGAGAGCTTTCCCGGGATTCCAGTTTTCCAG GAGGATCTCGAGAAGTCCCTTTTAAGAGCTTCAAGTGATCAAAAACAATTGAACCCTGCCTTTAGGAAAGGCGATATTCAG GTTGCTGTTCTTGAAGAGATAGTACAAGGGATGAAG GATAGCGCATCGGCATTATGGGATGATGTCGTTTTTATTCCTCCCGGTTTCGACGTTTCGACTGATCCATCACAACAACATCAAGCAAGCTGA
- the LOC140873270 gene encoding protein TIC 22-like, chloroplastic isoform X2 encodes MNSFQHKQFPPPQFLHQTFTSLQTHFSDFFDNLRTNLHSKSPLFAKVSAENQNTSIKNKSMSAEAIDERLAGVPVYALSNGSQEFVLVSGSSGKNLGLFCFSEGDAQALLQQMKKMDSSMSSNSQVVAVALSKIFQLKVEGVALRLIPEASQIKNALTLVPFGRLIFTNKQLFCGILLKGIQFSLYERKSAGLQDESFPGIPVFQEDLEKSLLRASSDQKQLNPAFRKGDIQVAVLEEIVQGMKDSASALWDDVVFIPPGFDVSTDPSQQHQAS; translated from the exons ATGAATTCTTTCCAACACAAGCAATTTCCGCCGCCCCAATTCCTCCACCAGACCTTCACTTCGCTACAGACCCACTTCTCCGATTTCTTTGATAATCTGCGAACCAACCTCCATTCTAAATCCCCTTTGTTTGCCAAAGTTTCGGCAGAAAACCAAAACACCAGCATTAAGAATAAGTCTATGTCTGCTGAGGCGATTGATGAGAGGCTGGCTGGAGTGCCTGTGTATGCGCTGAGCAATGGTTCCCAAGAATTTGTTTTGGTTTCGGGAAGTTCCGGGAAGAATCTTGGGTTGTTCTGTTTCAGTGAAGGTGATGCTCAAGCCCTTCTTCAGCAGATGAAGAAAATGGATTCTTCCATGAGTTCTAATTCGCAGGTTGTGGCTGTTGCTCTTAGCAAG ATTTTTCAGCTTAAAGTCGAAGGTGTGGCATTGAGATTGATACCCGAAGCTTCTCAGATAAAGAATGCATTGACG CTTGTCCCATTTGGTCGATTGATATTTACCAATAAGCAGCTCTTTTGTGGTATTCTCTTGAAAGGGATTCAGTTTTCCCTATAC GAGAGAAAAAGCGCTGGTCTTCAGGATGAGAGCTTTCCCGGGATTCCAGTTTTCCAG GAGGATCTCGAGAAGTCCCTTTTAAGAGCTTCAAGTGATCAAAAACAATTGAACCCTGCCTTTAGGAAAGGCGATATTCAG GTTGCTGTTCTTGAAGAGATAGTACAAGGGATGAAG GATAGCGCATCGGCATTATGGGATGATGTCGTTTTTATTCCTCCCGGTTTCGACGTTTCGACTGATCCATCACAACAACATCAAGCAAGCTGA
- the LOC140873270 gene encoding protein TIC 22-like, chloroplastic isoform X1: protein MNSFQHKQFPPPQFLHQTFTSLQTHFSDFFDNLRTNLHSKSPLFAKVSAENQNTSIKNKSMSAEAIDERLAGVPVYALSNGSQEFVLVSGSSGKNLGLFCFSEGDAQALLQQMKKMDSSMSSNSQVVAVALSKIFQLKVEGVALRLIPEASQIKNALTLVPFGRLIFTNKQLFCGILLKGIQFSLYERKSAGLQDESFPGIPVFQSKSLILRSQNKRYRPVFFRKEDLEKSLLRASSDQKQLNPAFRKGDIQVAVLEEIVQGMKDSASALWDDVVFIPPGFDVSTDPSQQHQAS, encoded by the exons ATGAATTCTTTCCAACACAAGCAATTTCCGCCGCCCCAATTCCTCCACCAGACCTTCACTTCGCTACAGACCCACTTCTCCGATTTCTTTGATAATCTGCGAACCAACCTCCATTCTAAATCCCCTTTGTTTGCCAAAGTTTCGGCAGAAAACCAAAACACCAGCATTAAGAATAAGTCTATGTCTGCTGAGGCGATTGATGAGAGGCTGGCTGGAGTGCCTGTGTATGCGCTGAGCAATGGTTCCCAAGAATTTGTTTTGGTTTCGGGAAGTTCCGGGAAGAATCTTGGGTTGTTCTGTTTCAGTGAAGGTGATGCTCAAGCCCTTCTTCAGCAGATGAAGAAAATGGATTCTTCCATGAGTTCTAATTCGCAGGTTGTGGCTGTTGCTCTTAGCAAG ATTTTTCAGCTTAAAGTCGAAGGTGTGGCATTGAGATTGATACCCGAAGCTTCTCAGATAAAGAATGCATTGACG CTTGTCCCATTTGGTCGATTGATATTTACCAATAAGCAGCTCTTTTGTGGTATTCTCTTGAAAGGGATTCAGTTTTCCCTATAC GAGAGAAAAAGCGCTGGTCTTCAGGATGAGAGCTTTCCCGGGATTCCAGTTTTCCAG TCAAAAAGCTTGATTTTGAGGAGCCAAAATAAGAGATATCGCCCGGTTTTTTTCAGAAAG GAGGATCTCGAGAAGTCCCTTTTAAGAGCTTCAAGTGATCAAAAACAATTGAACCCTGCCTTTAGGAAAGGCGATATTCAG GTTGCTGTTCTTGAAGAGATAGTACAAGGGATGAAG GATAGCGCATCGGCATTATGGGATGATGTCGTTTTTATTCCTCCCGGTTTCGACGTTTCGACTGATCCATCACAACAACATCAAGCAAGCTGA